The DNA segment GCCTTCTTTTCAAAAGCCAAAAAGAGTtggatacttaaaaaaataattaaaacgcAAATTTACCTACATGGTGAAAACTGGATCCGAAAAGGCatcaaattttgatgaaatgtAGCATACCTTAGTCTGTTTTAGGGACAATAAGTATGCAGCCATGAAGCATGCAATACCCTCTACAATATCTTCTTGCCTAACAAAAACATACTCTCCTTGTTCTGAATCGATATCTTCACCTTCCCAAAGATCATTTTCACTAACCATGTCCCAGGAGCTGCCTTCTTCTCCTACAGAACAATAAATTCTATTAGCATCCAATACATAAAGAGAAAATAGACGAAAAAATcatttctatcttttttattgTCCAACAAAAGTTTTGTGAGGCTTCCActtcaaaatgaacaatgaaTCATTTGCAGTATATTTGGTAAGTAGTCAAAATGAGGGGGGGCTATCTTTGAATACCAGCATTTTGTGAAACTGAAGCCTTTACACACTCCAGCTTATCGAGGAAGTCGGGGCATTCAACTCTAGACTTGAGAAGATCGCACAACTGCATCATGATGCAATGGATATGGAGTTAAAATATGAACTAAGCACATAAAAACTGATTCCTTGAATAGATTGAACATTTCTAGAAAATACAAATTTGGGGCATTCAACTCTAGACCTGAGAAGATCGCACAACTACATCATGATGCAATGGATACGGAGTTAAAATATGGAACTAAGCACATAAAAACTGATTCCTTGAATAGATTGACCAATTctagaaaatacaaattttgcTTTGCAATGGAGGCATCCAATATGAATCTATAGAAAGCTATGTCATGATAAATAAATTCAGTCCAGATTCTAAGGCCTGATAAATGATCAATCACACAAAGAGTTCGAAACacttttaggaaaaaaaaaacccaattaaTGCTCCGACAAAACGAGAAACCAAATTAAGCCTAGTACAACTATGACCCAGCTCGTTAAACAAActtaatcaaattaaaatacagACAGCAAGCAAGCACGCACGCACGAAAAAGGAAAGTTTCATACCTCATCGGCCTCTCGGTTACCCCGCAGAGATCCCGAATTCTCGCCACGTTGCTCCTCATCGACATTTGCACCGACAACGTCATCAATATCGTCGTCGTCACCGCTAGTAGTATGAAGCAATTCGAGAGCTCTCTGGCACTGCTCGAGCACGGCCTGCAAGGTCTCTCTCTTCATGCGGAGCCTATCTTTCTCAGCCGAATCCTCTCTTCGGATTCTGCCGATGGCCGAAGATATCGATCCCGCCACATC comes from the Carya illinoinensis cultivar Pawnee chromosome 8, C.illinoinensisPawnee_v1, whole genome shotgun sequence genome and includes:
- the LOC122318451 gene encoding uncharacterized protein LOC122318451; its protein translation is MDGRMEIDVAGSISSAIGRIRREDSAEKDRLRMKRETLQAVLEQCQRALELLHTTSGDDDDIDDVVGANVDEEQRGENSGSLRGNREADELCDLLKSRVECPDFLDKLECVKASVSQNAGEEGSSWDMVSENDLWEGEDIDSEQGEYVFVRQEDIVEGIACFMAAYLLSLKQTKDLTPNQLQDALSKTFSVKKRKGKLQKAWDGSKVIYNVASWGATAIGIYQNPVILRVATKAFWTSCHVISKLI